A genome region from Streptomyces sp. S4.7 includes the following:
- a CDS encoding ABC transporter permease, which translates to MLRLTLLGMRARWVTFTGSFAALALGVGLIAATGLALAATFDAPHRGPERFAAAPVVVRASDILRVSTPIGERTQRLARPRAVPEGLAAELTRLGRTVADRTFPVSFVGASSGARADGADSAGARGDDGAVGHPWSVAAATPYRLMDGRAPAAPGEIVVAVAARSGPRADHGVEVGDRVGVVTPAGADSRTVVGTVGATEFETAVFFTDTEAAQLSPRIDALVVHADAADVRRAVRATAGGTATATGTGPGFEVLTGDARRAADPDPDRDSEALVAVNALLGTAAGITCFVSVFVVASTFAFAVAQRRREFGLLRTAGATPRQIRRTVFAEAVLVAVPASAFGCLLGAVGAPPLAAWMVDSGIAPSWFAIGDHTWPLHTAFWTGLCVATAGVLTSSWRAGRIKPTEALREAAVDNRAMPTSRWLLGALVLLAGLGLLAWSLATDPGEALKRKTYITRPMLLIVGFALYAPVFVTPLVRLVTWLPARLPGATGLLARENAATGVRRTAAVAAPVLITVALAASLLGTTATINEAKATEAAAQTSADYVIAAPGEDGALPAPFVARARSIPGTDVSASRSTAVTVLEEGVALVGSEARAVDPADLTAVSRLPVVSGRVADLDDGGIVVNEEWRTRTVGQRVRVWLADGRETTLRIVAVLRTGTGSNGAYVTPRNAPGATVDRVDVELRDGADATAVDTALREAGRATETTVLTKDAWTALSHPRSSESTRLGMLLILGIALLYTGIALANTLVMATSDRVGDLAVLRLTGATGPQVLRLVAAEALVVVAVGSLLGAAVAGLNLLGVRGALALLSVRSPLIVPWGSVGAMVAASAVLAVAAAVVPAMAALRTRPVALAGSRE; encoded by the coding sequence GTGCTGAGGCTGACGCTTCTCGGCATGCGGGCCCGCTGGGTCACCTTCACCGGATCGTTCGCCGCGCTCGCCCTCGGCGTGGGGCTCATCGCCGCCACGGGGCTCGCGCTCGCGGCCACGTTCGACGCCCCGCACCGGGGGCCCGAGCGCTTCGCCGCGGCCCCGGTGGTCGTCAGGGCCTCCGACATCCTGCGGGTGTCCACACCGATCGGCGAGCGTACGCAGCGGCTCGCCCGTCCGCGGGCGGTACCGGAGGGCCTGGCCGCCGAACTCACGCGGCTCGGCCGTACGGTCGCGGACCGGACGTTCCCCGTGTCGTTCGTCGGCGCTTCTTCGGGAGCTCGCGCCGACGGCGCCGACAGCGCCGGTGCCCGTGGGGACGACGGGGCGGTCGGGCACCCGTGGTCGGTCGCGGCGGCCACGCCGTACCGGCTCATGGACGGCCGCGCCCCCGCCGCGCCGGGGGAGATCGTCGTCGCCGTGGCGGCCCGCTCGGGGCCCCGGGCCGATCACGGTGTCGAGGTCGGCGACCGGGTCGGGGTCGTCACCCCGGCCGGGGCCGACAGCCGCACCGTCGTCGGGACCGTGGGCGCCACGGAGTTCGAGACCGCGGTGTTCTTCACCGACACCGAGGCCGCCCAACTCTCGCCCCGTATCGACGCGTTGGTGGTTCACGCGGACGCGGCGGACGTCCGCAGGGCCGTACGCGCGACCGCCGGCGGCACCGCCACCGCCACCGGCACCGGACCCGGCTTCGAGGTCCTGACCGGCGATGCGCGGCGCGCGGCCGATCCGGACCCGGACCGGGACAGCGAGGCCCTGGTCGCGGTCAACGCGCTGCTGGGCACGGCGGCGGGCATCACCTGCTTCGTCTCCGTCTTCGTCGTGGCGTCGACCTTCGCCTTCGCCGTGGCCCAGCGCAGACGCGAGTTCGGCCTCCTCCGTACGGCGGGGGCCACCCCGCGACAGATCCGGCGGACGGTGTTCGCCGAGGCGGTCCTCGTCGCCGTACCGGCCTCGGCGTTCGGCTGCCTGCTCGGCGCCGTCGGCGCGCCGCCGCTCGCCGCGTGGATGGTCGACAGCGGGATCGCGCCGTCCTGGTTCGCGATCGGCGACCACACCTGGCCGCTGCACACGGCCTTCTGGACGGGCCTGTGCGTGGCGACGGCCGGCGTCCTGACGTCCTCCTGGCGGGCAGGACGGATCAAGCCCACAGAGGCGCTGCGCGAGGCCGCCGTCGACAACCGGGCGATGCCCACGAGCCGTTGGCTGCTCGGAGCCCTCGTCCTGCTGGCGGGTCTCGGGCTGCTCGCGTGGTCGCTGGCCACCGATCCCGGCGAGGCGCTCAAGAGGAAGACCTACATCACCCGGCCGATGCTGCTGATCGTCGGCTTCGCCCTGTACGCGCCGGTGTTCGTGACACCACTGGTCAGGCTCGTCACCTGGCTGCCCGCCCGGCTGCCCGGGGCCACCGGCCTGCTGGCGCGGGAGAACGCGGCCACCGGGGTCCGCCGTACGGCGGCCGTCGCCGCTCCCGTACTGATCACTGTCGCGCTCGCCGCGTCCCTCCTCGGTACGACGGCGACGATCAACGAGGCCAAGGCCACCGAGGCCGCGGCGCAGACTTCCGCCGACTACGTCATCGCGGCGCCGGGTGAGGACGGTGCGCTGCCCGCCCCGTTCGTGGCACGGGCACGGAGCATCCCCGGCACGGACGTGAGCGCCTCGCGCTCCACCGCCGTGACCGTGCTGGAAGAGGGCGTCGCCCTCGTCGGATCCGAGGCCAGAGCCGTGGACCCGGCCGATCTGACGGCGGTGTCCCGGCTGCCCGTGGTGTCCGGCCGAGTGGCCGATCTGGACGACGGCGGCATCGTCGTCAACGAGGAGTGGCGGACCCGCACCGTCGGACAGCGGGTCAGGGTCTGGCTGGCCGACGGCCGCGAGACGACACTGCGGATCGTGGCGGTGCTCCGGACCGGCACCGGGAGCAACGGGGCGTACGTGACCCCGCGCAACGCCCCCGGTGCCACGGTCGACCGCGTCGACGTCGAACTGCGTGACGGCGCGGACGCCACCGCCGTCGACACCGCGCTGCGCGAGGCGGGGCGGGCGACGGAGACGACCGTCCTCACGAAGGACGCCTGGACGGCGCTGAGCCATCCGCGCTCCAGCGAGAGCACCCGCCTGGGGATGCTGCTGATCCTTGGGATCGCCCTGCTGTACACGGGGATCGCGCTGGCGAACACCCTGGTCATGGCGACGTCCGACCGGGTCGGCGATCTCGCGGTGCTCCGGCTGACCGGGGCGACGGGGCCGCAGGTGCTCCGCCTGGTCGCGGCGGAGGCGCTGGTGGTCGTGGCCGTGGGTTCCCTCCTCGGCGCCGCCGTGGCCGGCCTGAACCTCCTCGGCGTACGGGGCGCCCTCGCGCTGCTCTCCGTCCGGTCGCCCCTGATCGTGCCCTGGGGGAGTGTGGGGGCGATGGTGGCGGCGAGTGCCGTGCTGGCGGTGGCGGCCGCCGTCGTCCCCGCGATGGCGGCGCTGCGCACGAGGCCGGTCGCACTGGCGGGGTCGCGCGAGTAG
- the recX gene encoding recombination regulator RecX — protein sequence MPYAKRRRTERQGGSPDSSRAEKELPSQDPAERARAICLRLLTGTPRTRKQLADALEKREIPEDVAAEVLSRFEDVGLINDAAFADAWVESRHHGRGLARRALVRELRTKGVDSDLIDEAVGQLDSEQEEATARELVARKLRSTRGMERDRRVRRLAGMLARKGYPQGVALRVVKQALEAEGEDTEGLDEGLY from the coding sequence GTGCCTTACGCGAAGAGGCGGCGAACTGAGCGGCAGGGCGGCAGCCCCGACTCGTCGAGGGCCGAGAAGGAGCTGCCGTCCCAGGACCCGGCGGAGCGGGCGCGGGCGATCTGTCTGCGCCTGCTCACCGGGACCCCGCGCACCCGGAAACAGCTTGCGGACGCGTTGGAGAAGCGGGAGATCCCCGAAGACGTCGCGGCCGAAGTCCTCTCCCGCTTCGAAGATGTGGGACTGATCAACGACGCGGCGTTCGCCGACGCCTGGGTGGAGTCCCGGCACCACGGCCGGGGCCTGGCCCGGCGAGCCCTGGTGCGTGAGTTGCGCACCAAGGGGGTGGACTCCGACCTGATCGACGAGGCGGTGGGGCAGCTCGACTCCGAACAGGAGGAGGCGACCGCGCGGGAGCTGGTCGCCCGCAAGCTCCGCTCCACCCGTGGCATGGAGCGCGACAGGCGGGTGCGCAGGCTCGCGGGCATGCTGGCCCGCAAGGGATACCCGCAGGGTGTGGCCCTGCGGGTGGTCAAGCAGGCACTGGAGGCGGAGGGCGAGGACACGGAAGGGCTGGACGAGGGCCTCTACTGA
- a CDS encoding amino acid ABC transporter permease, which produces MTSVLYDAPGPGAKRRNIVYSVLFLVVLALGVWWIYSAMSDKGQLEWAKWSPFTESQAWTTYLLPGLVNTLKAAGLALVIALPLGVLFGIARLSDHRWVRAPAGVVVEFFRAIPVLILMVFANQLYAEYTDISTDTRPLYAVVTGLVLYNASVLAEVVRAGILSLPKGQTEAAKAIGLRKGQTMRAILLPQSVTAMLPALVSQLVVIVKDTALGGALLSFTELLSARKTLAANYGNVIPSFIVVAVIFILLNLLLTTFASWLEKRLRRAKRSTGAVLTGATMDDLGATGTPAGLGPMSKTDRATGDTGGGGG; this is translated from the coding sequence ATGACTTCCGTTCTGTACGACGCGCCGGGTCCCGGCGCCAAGCGGCGCAACATCGTCTACTCGGTGCTGTTCCTGGTCGTCCTGGCCCTGGGCGTGTGGTGGATCTACTCCGCCATGTCGGACAAGGGGCAGCTGGAGTGGGCGAAGTGGAGCCCCTTCACCGAGTCGCAGGCGTGGACGACGTATCTGCTGCCGGGCCTCGTCAACACCCTCAAGGCCGCGGGACTCGCGCTGGTCATCGCGCTGCCGCTGGGAGTCCTCTTCGGTATCGCGCGGCTCTCCGACCACCGGTGGGTCAGGGCTCCGGCCGGTGTGGTCGTCGAGTTCTTCCGCGCCATCCCCGTGCTGATCCTGATGGTGTTCGCGAACCAGCTGTACGCGGAGTACACCGACATCAGCACGGACACGCGTCCGCTGTACGCGGTCGTCACGGGCCTCGTGCTGTACAACGCGTCCGTGCTGGCGGAGGTCGTCCGCGCGGGCATCCTGTCGCTGCCCAAGGGGCAGACGGAGGCCGCCAAGGCGATCGGTCTGCGCAAGGGCCAGACGATGCGCGCGATCCTGCTGCCGCAGTCGGTCACCGCGATGCTGCCCGCGCTGGTGAGCCAGCTCGTGGTCATCGTGAAGGACACGGCGCTCGGCGGCGCGCTGCTCAGCTTCACCGAGTTGCTGAGTGCCCGCAAGACGCTGGCCGCGAACTACGGCAACGTCATCCCGAGCTTCATCGTCGTCGCGGTGATCTTCATCCTGCTGAATCTCCTCCTTACGACGTTCGCGTCCTGGCTGGAGAAGCGGCTGCGCCGTGCGAAGAGGAGCACCGGGGCCGTCCTGACGGGCGCGACCATGGACGATCTTGGTGCCACGGGTACGCCGGCGGGGCTGGGCCCGATGAGCAAGACGGACCGCGCCACCGGCGATACGGGTGGCGGGGGCGGCTAG
- the recA gene encoding recombinase RecA, giving the protein MAGSDREKALDAALAQIERQFGKGAVMRLGERPNEPIEVIPTGSTALDVALGVGGIPRGRVVEVYGPESSGKTTLTLHAVANAQKAGGTVAFVDAEHALDPEYAKKLGVDIDSLLLSQPDNGEQALEIVDMLVRSGALDLIVIDSVAALVPRAEIEGEMGDSHVGLQARLMSQALRKITSALNQSKTTAIFINQLREKIGVMFGSPETTTGGRALKFYASVRLDIRRIETLKDGTDAVGNRTRVKVVKNKVAPPFKQAEFDILYGQGISREGGLIDMGVEEGFVRKAGAWYTYEGDQLGQGKENARNFLKDNPDLADEIEKKILEKLGVGVKPEAPAGETGADAAGAAAGAPADAAKTVPAPATKAKSAKAAAAKS; this is encoded by the coding sequence ATGGCAGGATCCGACCGCGAGAAGGCGCTGGACGCCGCTCTCGCCCAAATTGAACGGCAATTCGGCAAGGGCGCGGTGATGCGCCTCGGCGAGCGGCCGAACGAGCCCATCGAGGTCATCCCCACCGGGTCGACCGCACTCGACGTCGCACTCGGAGTCGGCGGCATCCCGCGCGGCCGTGTGGTGGAGGTGTACGGACCGGAGTCCTCCGGCAAGACGACGCTGACGCTGCACGCGGTGGCGAACGCCCAGAAGGCGGGCGGCACGGTGGCCTTCGTGGACGCCGAGCACGCGCTCGACCCGGAGTACGCGAAGAAGCTCGGCGTCGACATCGACAGCCTGCTGCTGTCCCAGCCCGACAACGGCGAGCAGGCCCTGGAGATCGTGGACATGCTGGTCCGCTCCGGTGCGCTCGACCTCATCGTCATCGACTCCGTCGCGGCCCTGGTGCCGCGAGCGGAGATCGAGGGTGAGATGGGCGACTCGCACGTGGGTCTTCAGGCGCGGCTGATGAGCCAGGCGCTCCGGAAGATCACCAGTGCGCTCAACCAGTCCAAGACCACGGCCATCTTCATCAACCAGCTCCGCGAGAAGATCGGCGTGATGTTCGGCTCGCCGGAGACCACGACCGGTGGCCGGGCGCTCAAGTTCTACGCCTCGGTGCGGCTCGACATCCGTCGTATCGAGACGCTGAAGGACGGCACCGACGCCGTCGGCAACCGCACCCGCGTCAAGGTCGTCAAGAACAAGGTCGCGCCGCCCTTCAAGCAGGCCGAGTTCGACATCCTGTACGGCCAGGGGATCAGCCGCGAGGGCGGTCTGATCGACATGGGCGTGGAGGAGGGCTTCGTCCGCAAGGCCGGCGCCTGGTACACGTACGAGGGCGACCAGCTCGGCCAGGGCAAGGAGAACGCCCGCAACTTCCTCAAGGACAATCCCGATCTCGCCGACGAGATCGAGAAGAAGATCCTGGAGAAGCTGGGAGTCGGCGTCAAGCCCGAGGCGCCCGCGGGCGAGACCGGAGCGGACGCGGCGGGTGCCGCCGCAGGTGCCCCGGCCGACGCGGCGAAGACAGTGCCGGCTCCTGCCACCAAGGCCAAGTCGGCCAAGGCGGCGGCGGCAAAGAGCTAG
- a CDS encoding amino acid ABC transporter permease, with the protein MFDFLEGYDLLGAFWVTVKLAVFSGIGSLVLGTILAAMRVSPVPLMRGFATVYVNVVRNIPLTVIIVFASLGLADVFGITLGAADDFDALSFRLAILGLTAYTAAFVCEAIRSGINTVPVGQAEAARAIGLNFTQVLSLIVLPQAFRSVIGPLTNVLIALTKNTTVAAAIGVAEAALLMKEMIENESQLILISAIFAFGFVVLTLPTGLILGWLGKRVAVKR; encoded by the coding sequence GTGTTCGACTTTCTTGAAGGTTACGACCTGCTAGGGGCGTTCTGGGTCACGGTGAAGCTCGCCGTTTTCTCCGGTATCGGCTCCCTCGTCCTGGGCACCATACTTGCGGCGATGCGGGTGAGCCCGGTTCCGCTGATGCGCGGTTTCGCCACGGTCTACGTGAACGTGGTGCGGAACATTCCCCTCACCGTGATCATCGTCTTCGCCTCCCTCGGTCTCGCCGACGTCTTCGGCATCACGCTCGGCGCGGCGGACGACTTCGACGCGCTGAGTTTCCGGCTGGCCATTCTCGGACTGACCGCCTATACGGCCGCGTTCGTCTGTGAGGCCATCCGGTCCGGCATCAACACGGTGCCTGTCGGGCAGGCGGAGGCGGCGCGGGCCATCGGGCTGAACTTCACCCAGGTCCTGTCCCTCATCGTTCTTCCGCAGGCGTTCCGCTCCGTCATCGGGCCGCTCACGAACGTGCTGATCGCCCTGACGAAGAACACGACGGTGGCCGCGGCCATCGGTGTGGCCGAAGCGGCCCTCCTGATGAAGGAGATGATCGAGAACGAGTCGCAGCTGATCCTCATCTCGGCGATCTTCGCCTTCGGGTTCGTGGTCCTGACACTGCCGACCGGCCTCATCCTCGGCTGGCTCGGCAAGCGAGTGGCGGTGAAGCGATGA
- a CDS encoding rhodanese-like domain-containing protein, with amino-acid sequence MTPEAPVGPVEPVGIDELLDRVREELDRIEPREAFAAAADGALLVDIRYAELRDRDGLIPGALVVERNELEWRLDPLGSHRAAEATSHDLHVVVICNEGYASSLAAVSLRQLGLHRATDLVGGFQAWKAEGLPVSH; translated from the coding sequence GTGACACCTGAGGCCCCTGTGGGACCTGTGGAACCTGTGGGAATCGACGAACTGCTCGACCGGGTCCGTGAGGAACTCGACCGGATCGAACCGCGGGAGGCTTTCGCCGCCGCGGCGGACGGAGCACTGCTGGTCGACATCCGGTACGCGGAACTGCGGGACCGTGACGGACTGATACCCGGCGCGCTGGTCGTCGAGCGCAACGAGCTGGAGTGGCGTCTCGACCCGCTGGGCAGCCATCGGGCGGCGGAGGCCACGAGCCACGATCTGCACGTCGTGGTGATCTGCAACGAGGGCTACGCGTCGAGTCTCGCGGCTGTCTCGCTACGGCAGTTGGGACTGCACCGCGCGACGGACCTCGTCGGCGGCTTCCAGGCGTGGAAGGCGGAAGGGCTGCCGGTCTCGCACTGA
- a CDS encoding glutamate ABC transporter substrate-binding protein, translating to MNLRKASAVAASVLALSLTATACGSGDSDSSSEGDGGGKKITVGIKFDQPGIGLKTPDGSFTGFDVDVATYVAKELGYEAKDIEWKETPSADRETALERGDVKFIAASYSINDERKQKVDFAGPYLLAHQDLLIRADDNITKGADLNGKKLCSVTGSTSAQNVKNDFAPKAQLKQNATYSECIDGLASGAVDALTTDDSILAGYASQDQNKGKFKLAGLSLSNENYGIGVKKGDTKLVDDINAALEKMVSDGAWEKAVADNFGPADYKNEPAPKIGNIVS from the coding sequence ATGAATCTCCGTAAAGCAAGTGCTGTTGCCGCCTCCGTGCTGGCCCTTTCCCTGACCGCGACCGCGTGTGGTTCCGGCGACAGCGACTCCTCGAGCGAGGGCGACGGCGGTGGCAAGAAGATCACCGTCGGTATCAAGTTCGACCAGCCCGGTATCGGTCTGAAGACGCCCGACGGTTCCTTCACGGGCTTCGACGTCGACGTCGCGACGTATGTCGCGAAGGAGCTCGGCTACGAGGCGAAGGACATCGAGTGGAAGGAGACCCCGAGCGCCGACCGTGAGACCGCGCTCGAGCGCGGTGACGTGAAGTTCATCGCGGCCTCCTACTCGATCAACGACGAGCGCAAGCAGAAGGTCGACTTCGCCGGCCCGTATCTGCTCGCCCACCAGGACCTGCTGATCCGCGCCGACGACAACATCACCAAGGGCGCGGACCTCAACGGCAAGAAGCTCTGTTCCGTGACGGGCTCCACGTCCGCGCAGAACGTGAAGAACGACTTCGCGCCGAAGGCCCAGTTGAAGCAGAACGCCACGTACTCGGAGTGCATCGACGGACTGGCCAGCGGCGCCGTCGACGCGCTGACCACGGACGACTCGATCCTCGCCGGTTACGCCTCGCAGGACCAGAACAAGGGCAAGTTCAAGCTCGCCGGTCTCAGCCTGAGCAACGAGAACTACGGCATCGGCGTCAAGAAGGGCGACACCAAGCTCGTCGACGACATCAACGCCGCCCTGGAGAAGATGGTTTCGGACGGCGCCTGGGAGAAGGCCGTGGCGGACAACTTCGGTCCGGCCGACTACAAGAACGAGCCCGCCCCGAAGATCGGCAACATCGTCAGCTGA
- a CDS encoding FAD-dependent monooxygenase, with translation MDPVIVVGAGPVGLALSLCLATQGVPAVVLDEGAGKDDPRPARTAVLRPDTAALMVRLGCSTLRDEGARWVGWRQLRRKQQMRQLRLGDAAESGGASGTSGPDGDGAERGGPSLPSPLHLPQHALTRGLRDAVARHDLVRLVPDSRLDSLEQDARGVTVHTRGPGATWWRGSHVVGCDGARSTVRKLLGVRFPGRTAVERHAVAALRVELPWPGEAVLHRQPPWRSGGQEVSARPLTDGVWRLDWLLPARGELVTPEALVARVRDTLTGWCGDTPPYDLLDTGVYTLHHRLARRWRVGRAFLAGDAAHLLGALGTQGLDEGLRDADNLGWKLAHAWHHGASDTLLDSYQAERRTAVAARLRAADQSLTILRGGGGLRTYLPGTARGHDTLLADGHLGQGPMGAPPAYPHSPLAPPYAEAHATVDTRTGAPVDDVLVTAPDGMTVRLRDRLGRGRVLVVLVAPGTGVWDRRHWLTAGVMPRLAEAVAALPSPAELLVTESYPGASAHSVLLVRPDGHLVAAFGGVRPDELYAAADAARGGAPEASPAPDRPGGRDRTANIN, from the coding sequence GTGGACCCGGTGATCGTCGTCGGCGCGGGCCCCGTGGGGCTCGCGCTCTCCCTCTGTCTCGCCACTCAGGGCGTTCCCGCCGTCGTGCTGGACGAGGGGGCCGGCAAGGACGATCCGCGACCGGCCCGTACGGCGGTTCTGCGGCCCGACACTGCCGCTCTGATGGTACGGCTGGGCTGCTCCACGCTCCGTGACGAAGGCGCCCGGTGGGTCGGTTGGCGACAGTTGCGGCGCAAGCAGCAGATGCGGCAGCTACGGCTCGGTGATGCCGCCGAGTCCGGTGGTGCCAGTGGGACCAGTGGTCCGGACGGCGACGGCGCGGAACGTGGCGGTCCGTCTCTCCCGTCGCCGTTACACCTCCCGCAGCATGCCCTCACGCGCGGTCTGAGGGACGCCGTCGCCCGCCACGACCTCGTACGGCTGGTGCCGGACAGCAGGCTCGACTCGCTGGAGCAGGACGCCCGTGGCGTCACGGTGCACACGCGCGGCCCCGGCGCGACCTGGTGGCGCGGAAGTCATGTGGTGGGCTGCGACGGCGCCAGGTCCACCGTCCGCAAGCTCCTGGGTGTCCGTTTCCCGGGCCGTACGGCGGTGGAGCGGCACGCGGTCGCCGCACTCCGCGTCGAACTGCCCTGGCCCGGCGAGGCCGTGCTGCACCGTCAGCCGCCGTGGCGGAGCGGGGGCCAGGAGGTGTCCGCGAGGCCGCTCACGGACGGCGTGTGGCGGCTGGACTGGCTGCTGCCCGCCCGGGGCGAACTGGTCACGCCGGAGGCGCTGGTGGCGCGGGTACGGGACACCCTGACCGGCTGGTGCGGCGACACTCCGCCCTACGACCTGCTCGACACCGGCGTGTACACGCTGCACCACCGGCTCGCGCGGCGCTGGCGCGTCGGCCGGGCCTTCCTCGCGGGGGACGCCGCGCACCTGCTGGGCGCGCTCGGCACTCAGGGCCTCGACGAGGGACTGCGGGACGCCGACAATCTGGGCTGGAAGCTGGCGCACGCCTGGCACCACGGGGCGTCGGATACGCTGCTCGACAGCTATCAGGCGGAACGCCGTACCGCCGTCGCCGCGCGGCTGCGCGCGGCCGATCAGTCGCTGACGATACTTCGCGGCGGCGGCGGTCTGCGTACGTATCTTCCTGGTACCGCACGCGGCCATGACACTCTCCTCGCCGACGGGCATCTGGGGCAGGGGCCGATGGGCGCGCCCCCCGCGTACCCGCACTCCCCTCTCGCACCTCCGTACGCCGAGGCGCACGCGACGGTCGACACCCGGACGGGGGCGCCCGTCGACGACGTGCTCGTGACGGCGCCCGACGGCATGACCGTGCGGCTACGGGACCGGCTCGGCAGGGGCAGGGTGCTGGTGGTGCTGGTCGCGCCGGGGACGGGTGTGTGGGACCGGCGGCACTGGCTGACCGCGGGCGTGATGCCGCGGCTCGCCGAAGCCGTCGCGGCCCTGCCGTCGCCGGCCGAGCTGCTGGTCACGGAGAGCTATCCCGGGGCGTCGGCGCACTCGGTGCTGCTGGTGCGGCCCGACGGCCATCTGGTCGCGGCCTTCGGCGGCGTACGGCCCGACGAGCTGTACGCGGCGGCCGACGCCGCACGTGGGGGCGCGCCAGAGGCCTCTCCGGCGCCGGATCGCCCCGGTGGCCGGGACCGGACAGCGAACATCAATTGA
- a CDS encoding amino acid ABC transporter ATP-binding protein → MSGVSVTKDTEDARPASGDLVVLSNVNKHFGALHVLQDIDLTIARGEVVVVIGPSGSGKSTLCRAINRLEPIDSGSISLDGKPLPAEGKELARLRADVGMVFQSFNLFAHKTVLENVTLGQIKVRKKDKRAADEFARTLLDRVGVANQADKYPAQLSGGQQQRVAIARALAMEPKVMLFDEPTSALDPEMINEVLEVMQQLARDGMTMVVVTHEMGFARSAANRVVFMADGQIVEEATPEQFFTNPRSDRAKDFLSKILHH, encoded by the coding sequence ATGAGCGGAGTTTCAGTGACCAAGGACACCGAGGACGCCAGGCCGGCGTCGGGCGACCTGGTCGTGCTGAGCAACGTCAACAAGCACTTCGGCGCGCTGCATGTGCTCCAGGACATCGATCTGACCATCGCCCGTGGCGAGGTCGTCGTCGTGATCGGGCCCTCGGGGTCCGGCAAGTCCACACTGTGCCGCGCCATCAACCGTCTGGAGCCGATCGACTCCGGCAGTATTTCGCTCGACGGGAAGCCGCTGCCGGCCGAGGGCAAGGAGCTTGCCCGGCTGCGCGCCGACGTCGGCATGGTCTTCCAGTCCTTCAACCTCTTCGCGCACAAGACGGTTCTGGAGAACGTCACTCTGGGACAGATCAAGGTCCGCAAGAAGGACAAGCGGGCCGCGGACGAGTTCGCACGGACCCTGCTGGACCGCGTGGGTGTGGCCAACCAGGCGGACAAGTATCCCGCGCAGCTCTCCGGTGGCCAGCAGCAGCGTGTGGCGATCGCCCGCGCGCTGGCCATGGAGCCCAAGGTGATGCTCTTCGACGAGCCGACCTCGGCGCTCGACCCGGAAATGATCAACGAGGTGCTCGAAGTCATGCAGCAGCTCGCACGTGACGGTATGACCATGGTCGTGGTGACCCACGAGATGGGCTTCGCGCGGTCCGCCGCGAATCGGGTCGTCTTCATGGCGGACGGCCAGATCGTCGAAGAGGCGACGCCGGAGCAGTTCTTCACCAATCCTCGCAGCGACCGCGCCAAGGACTTCCTGTCGAAGATCCTGCACCACTGA
- a CDS encoding cysteine dioxygenase, translating into MAASLDTPAPTAPAPTAVVSKAVDTQTVAPGTSGGGAAAVSGVPTQTELLDFVRRTAADTELVSTLPLDPDGRTWIRLDGPAGSEAWIISWPPGTGTGWHDHGGSYGAFATAEGALQEDSLAARLPTEGWKTLELAEGVDRERKLTKGDARAFGSHHVHEVRNESGSEHAVSVHAYYPPLPLMRRYSRTGAVLRLEQVERPQEWQ; encoded by the coding sequence ATGGCTGCTTCTCTCGACACCCCCGCGCCCACCGCTCCAGCGCCAACTGCCGTCGTTTCCAAGGCTGTTGACACTCAGACGGTCGCACCCGGCACATCGGGCGGCGGCGCGGCGGCGGTCTCCGGCGTGCCGACGCAGACCGAGTTGCTCGACTTCGTACGGCGTACGGCGGCCGACACCGAACTCGTCTCCACGCTTCCCCTCGATCCCGACGGCCGTACGTGGATCCGTCTCGACGGCCCCGCCGGCAGCGAGGCGTGGATCATCAGCTGGCCGCCCGGCACCGGGACCGGCTGGCACGACCACGGCGGCTCGTACGGCGCCTTCGCCACGGCGGAGGGCGCGCTCCAGGAGGACTCGCTCGCGGCCAGGCTGCCCACCGAGGGCTGGAAGACGCTGGAACTGGCCGAAGGGGTCGACCGGGAGCGGAAGTTGACGAAGGGCGACGCCAGGGCCTTCGGCAGTCACCATGTGCACGAGGTGCGCAACGAGTCGGGCTCGGAGCACGCCGTTTCGGTGCACGCCTACTATCCGCCGCTGCCGCTGATGCGCCGCTACAGCCGCACCGGCGCGGTGCTCCGCCTGGAGCAGGTCGAGCGTCCGCAGGAGTGGCAGTGA